One Telluria mixta DNA window includes the following coding sequences:
- a CDS encoding BufA1 family periplasmic bufferin-type metallophore: MKTTHTALAATLALTLCAGAHAAEAKKPTEKCYGVALAGQNECAAGAGTSCAGTAKKDYQDDAWILVEKGTCTSIKTPKGYGSLTPRK; the protein is encoded by the coding sequence ATGAAGACGACCCACACCGCGCTGGCCGCCACGCTGGCCCTGACCCTGTGCGCCGGCGCCCACGCCGCCGAGGCGAAGAAGCCGACCGAGAAATGCTATGGCGTGGCGCTGGCCGGCCAGAACGAATGCGCGGCCGGCGCGGGCACCTCGTGCGCCGGCACGGCGAAGAAGGATTACCAGGACGATGCCTGGATCCTCGTCGAGAAAGGCACCTGCACGAGCATCAAGACGCCGAAAGGCTACGGCTCCCTCACGCCCCGCAAGTAA
- the bufB gene encoding MNIO family bufferin maturase, giving the protein MPALPSPPTFAGFGLGLRREHYRDFLETHVPVDFVEVISENFMVAGGQPLDILRRVRERHPVALHGVSMSIGSADGLRRDYLVRLKALVAAVDPLYVSDHLSWSRIGRFNSHDLLPLPYTEEALDVVCTNIDRAQDALGRAMLFENPSSYLAFAGAAMTEWDFLARMCERTGCGLLLDVNNVFVSAANHGFDPFAFLDGIPARHVRQIHLAGHSQGDGLLIDTHDQPVPDGVWSLYAHAITRCGPVATMIERDADIPPLSELLAELALARRLGLKEAA; this is encoded by the coding sequence ATGCCAGCCCTTCCCTCTCCTCCGACGTTCGCCGGCTTCGGCCTCGGCCTGCGGCGCGAGCACTACCGCGACTTCCTCGAGACGCACGTCCCCGTCGACTTCGTCGAAGTCATCTCCGAAAACTTCATGGTGGCCGGCGGCCAGCCGCTCGACATCCTGCGCCGCGTACGCGAACGGCATCCGGTGGCACTGCACGGCGTGTCGATGTCGATCGGTTCCGCCGACGGCCTGCGCCGCGACTACCTCGTGCGCCTGAAGGCGCTCGTTGCCGCCGTCGATCCACTGTACGTGTCGGATCACCTGTCGTGGTCGCGCATCGGCCGCTTCAACTCGCACGACCTGCTGCCGCTGCCGTACACGGAGGAAGCGCTCGACGTGGTCTGCACAAACATCGACCGCGCCCAGGACGCGCTGGGCCGCGCGATGCTGTTCGAGAATCCGTCCAGCTACCTCGCCTTTGCCGGCGCGGCCATGACGGAATGGGACTTCCTCGCGCGCATGTGCGAGCGCACGGGCTGCGGGCTGCTGCTGGACGTGAACAACGTGTTCGTCAGCGCCGCCAACCACGGTTTCGATCCGTTTGCCTTCCTCGATGGCATCCCGGCACGGCACGTGCGCCAGATCCACCTCGCGGGCCACAGCCAGGGCGACGGCCTGCTGATCGACACGCACGACCAGCCGGTACCGGACGGCGTGTGGTCGCTGTACGCGCACGCCATCACACGCTGCGGCCCGGTAGCGACGATGATCGAGCGCGATGCCGACATTCCGCCGCTGTCCGAGCTGCTGGCCGAACTGGCGCTGGCGAGGCGGCTCGGACTCAAGGAGGCCGCATGA
- a CDS encoding TonB-dependent receptor — MKQYWNGAARRRAPNRRNVYALTILAGLVSSAWAQDNTELRTQGSGPTVTVTGYRSSLALSALEKRENNGLTDTVFSEDMGKFPDPNIADALSRVPGVTVTRASIDGEGMNISIRGMGPAFTRVLLNGAPMASASAGSWGGNISANREVDMDFLPSELFRSATVYKSQQADISEGGVAGTVTMRSVRPFDKNGFRSAFTASGNYRDKDGKWGNTGSALVSNTWNTRFGKVGALFGFAWGNTKYHTDVFQTVDMRTFRLNANQRDASDPASKGGDYFNSPATVPSGMDLSALPAYAQAVLKPGAPIDRAMLLALNPGATIQQIDNGLMGRLPRYLVYDGERRRRGETLSFQWQPNEDWMVYTDLIFAQKGNKMQQEDMAAGMRANTPIPIGLTFDRSDCSNYCTITGGTLANTFWGLEFRPMKENTHFRSINPGFEWHASDRLTIDGHVNYTDSEFYRDMPTVLVATQSAPTVVKYDNTTPGQIPVMSSNIDINDPTKFGWYQPGQGLSGLRGDIYQRRNTTKGTRLNLNWGDDTFAIKVGGSFDDITRRYTDYGNADAWMNYTCGNQTSYQFIQPDRALQGQCDGRFAPGPIPAGTYPGYGTGYTQGQTAPLTYLGSAVTNGDLAKYVHKSDHGFITVDWDKFAKDTNYQHYRELFFAAPTSNGGYLREKVSAFYVSTNGRIPVFGHTLRYNAGVRYATTEQTIGAPVNTPDPRNAQQGLQQGGRYPDMQTWVYESTKYHNILPSFNLSYNITKDVIARLSGSKSLTRANPADLHQTQLSIGDQGVNQGNVTNPNLKPFKANNLDAGVEWYFSREGYVALSGFAKDIVSRPGSRQIDYTLSDLDKIYGTVGLTDAQQAAVDAAGGRDKKHVIITEPYMIDSKLKVRGLEFTWQQPLDMLPVKGFGFTGNFTYTKQKDEAAGAPPVAGVPPRTNNLTVYYEKDGLNLRVSRQYQASLISNTNTGLGNGFYAYSTGRSQVDMSAGMNLQKVFGFGGNTDLTVSVWNLNNAKSQNYTAFNNAIFDENKPGRSYTMSLRTAF; from the coding sequence ATGAAGCAATACTGGAATGGCGCCGCACGGCGCCGGGCACCGAATCGCCGCAACGTTTACGCGTTGACCATCCTGGCCGGTCTCGTGTCCAGCGCCTGGGCGCAGGACAACACCGAACTGAGGACGCAGGGCAGCGGCCCGACCGTCACCGTGACGGGCTACCGCAGCTCGCTGGCGTTGTCCGCGCTGGAGAAGCGCGAGAACAACGGCCTCACCGACACCGTGTTCTCCGAGGACATGGGCAAGTTCCCCGACCCGAACATCGCCGACGCCCTGTCGCGCGTGCCGGGCGTCACCGTGACCCGCGCGTCCATCGACGGCGAGGGCATGAACATCTCGATCCGCGGCATGGGGCCGGCGTTCACCCGCGTGCTGCTGAACGGCGCGCCGATGGCCTCCGCCTCGGCCGGCAGCTGGGGCGGCAACATCAGCGCGAACCGCGAAGTGGACATGGACTTCCTGCCGTCCGAACTGTTCCGCAGCGCGACCGTCTACAAGAGCCAGCAGGCGGACATCAGCGAAGGCGGCGTGGCCGGTACGGTCACCATGCGCAGCGTGCGCCCGTTCGACAAGAACGGCTTCCGTTCGGCCTTCACGGCCAGCGGCAACTACCGCGACAAGGACGGCAAGTGGGGCAACACGGGTTCGGCCCTCGTCAGCAACACGTGGAACACACGCTTCGGCAAGGTGGGCGCGCTGTTCGGCTTCGCCTGGGGTAACACGAAATACCACACCGACGTGTTCCAGACCGTCGACATGCGCACGTTCCGCCTGAACGCGAACCAGCGCGACGCGTCCGACCCGGCCTCGAAGGGCGGCGACTACTTCAACAGCCCGGCGACGGTCCCGAGCGGCATGGACCTGTCGGCGCTGCCGGCCTACGCGCAGGCCGTGCTGAAGCCGGGCGCGCCGATCGACCGCGCGATGCTGCTGGCGCTGAACCCGGGCGCCACGATCCAGCAGATCGACAACGGCCTGATGGGCCGCCTGCCGCGCTACCTGGTGTACGACGGCGAGCGCCGCCGCCGCGGCGAGACGCTGAGCTTCCAGTGGCAGCCGAACGAAGACTGGATGGTCTACACGGACCTGATCTTCGCCCAGAAGGGCAACAAGATGCAGCAGGAAGACATGGCCGCCGGCATGCGCGCGAACACGCCGATCCCGATCGGCCTGACGTTCGACCGCAGCGACTGCTCGAACTACTGCACGATCACGGGCGGCACGCTGGCCAACACCTTCTGGGGCCTGGAATTCCGTCCGATGAAGGAAAACACGCACTTCCGCAGCATCAACCCGGGCTTCGAGTGGCACGCGTCCGACCGCCTCACCATCGACGGCCACGTCAACTATACGGACAGCGAGTTCTATCGCGACATGCCGACCGTGCTGGTGGCCACGCAGTCGGCACCGACCGTCGTCAAGTACGACAACACGACGCCCGGCCAGATCCCGGTCATGTCCAGTAATATCGACATCAACGACCCGACCAAGTTCGGCTGGTACCAGCCGGGCCAGGGCCTGTCCGGCCTGCGCGGCGACATCTACCAGCGCCGCAACACGACCAAGGGCACGCGCCTGAACCTGAACTGGGGCGACGACACGTTCGCGATCAAGGTGGGCGGCTCGTTCGACGACATCACGCGCCGCTACACGGACTACGGCAACGCCGACGCGTGGATGAACTACACCTGCGGCAACCAGACCAGCTACCAGTTCATCCAGCCGGACCGCGCGCTGCAGGGCCAGTGCGACGGCCGCTTCGCGCCCGGTCCGATCCCTGCCGGCACCTACCCGGGCTATGGCACCGGCTACACGCAGGGTCAGACGGCGCCGCTGACCTACCTGGGCTCCGCGGTCACGAACGGCGACCTGGCGAAATACGTCCACAAGAGCGATCACGGCTTCATCACGGTCGACTGGGACAAGTTTGCCAAGGACACCAACTACCAGCACTACCGCGAGCTGTTCTTCGCCGCGCCGACGTCCAACGGCGGCTACCTGCGCGAGAAGGTGTCAGCGTTCTACGTCTCGACCAACGGCCGCATCCCCGTGTTCGGCCACACGCTGCGCTACAACGCCGGCGTGCGCTACGCGACGACGGAGCAGACGATCGGCGCCCCGGTCAACACGCCCGACCCGCGCAACGCCCAGCAGGGCCTGCAGCAAGGCGGCCGCTACCCGGACATGCAGACCTGGGTGTACGAATCGACCAAGTACCACAACATCCTGCCGTCGTTCAACCTGTCGTACAACATCACGAAGGACGTGATTGCCCGCCTGTCCGGCTCCAAGTCGCTCACGCGCGCCAACCCGGCGGACCTGCACCAGACCCAGCTCTCGATCGGCGACCAGGGCGTCAACCAGGGCAACGTGACGAACCCGAACCTGAAGCCGTTCAAGGCCAACAACCTGGATGCGGGCGTGGAATGGTATTTCAGCCGCGAAGGCTATGTCGCGCTGTCCGGCTTTGCGAAGGACATCGTGAGCCGCCCGGGTTCGCGCCAGATCGACTACACGCTGTCCGACCTGGACAAGATCTACGGCACGGTGGGCCTGACGGACGCGCAGCAGGCGGCCGTGGACGCCGCCGGCGGTCGCGACAAGAAGCACGTGATCATCACCGAGCCGTACATGATCGACTCCAAGCTGAAGGTGCGCGGCCTCGAATTCACGTGGCAGCAGCCGCTGGACATGCTGCCGGTGAAAGGCTTCGGCTTCACGGGCAACTTCACGTACACGAAGCAGAAGGATGAAGCCGCGGGCGCGCCGCCGGTGGCCGGCGTGCCGCCGCGGACTAACAACCTGACCGTGTACTACGAGAAGGACGGCCTGAACCTGCGTGTGTCGCGCCAGTACCAGGCGAGCCTGATCAGCAACACGAACACTGGCCTGGGCAACGGCTTCTACGCGTATTCGACGGGGCGCTCGCAGGTCGACATGTCGGCCGGCATGAACCTGCAGAAGGTGTTCGGCTTCGGCGGCAACACGGACCTGACGGTCAGCGTCTGGAACCTGAACAACGCGAAGAGCCAGAACTACACGGCGTTCAACAACGCGATCTTCGACGAGAACAAGCCGGGCCGCAGCTACACCATGTCCCTGCGCACGGCGTTCTGA
- the bufA2 gene encoding BufA2 family periplasmic bufferin-type metallophore, which yields MKAQRTNRVGLAGAAALLAIATLGIANPSHAADNGKEQPGRCYGVNGCKGESLCATAKNDCKGLNQCKGQGVIVKTPAECKALGGTLTEKE from the coding sequence ATGAAAGCACAACGTACGAACCGCGTCGGCCTGGCCGGCGCCGCCGCCCTCCTCGCCATCGCCACGCTCGGCATCGCCAACCCGTCGCATGCAGCGGACAACGGCAAGGAACAGCCGGGCCGCTGCTACGGCGTCAACGGCTGCAAGGGCGAGAGCCTGTGCGCCACGGCGAAGAACGATTGCAAGGGCCTGAACCAGTGCAAGGGCCAGGGCGTGATCGTCAAGACGCCGGCCGAGTGCAAGGCGCTCGGCGGCACGTTGACCGAGAAGGAATAA
- a CDS encoding DoxX family protein: MLHTARLLPDAALLALDRVAIAAIFFLSGRTKVQGLFTIKESTYELFRSEYALPLIPPELAAQMAATAEHVFPLLLVLGLCTRGAALGLLGMTAVIEIFVYPDAWPTHLSWAALLLPLVAKGGGKWSLDRVGGTWWARRAHHA; this comes from the coding sequence ATGTTGCATACTGCCCGCCTGCTGCCCGACGCCGCGTTGCTGGCGCTCGACCGCGTCGCCATCGCCGCGATCTTTTTCCTGTCCGGCCGCACGAAGGTGCAAGGCCTCTTCACGATCAAGGAGTCGACGTACGAATTGTTCCGGTCCGAGTATGCGCTGCCGCTGATTCCGCCCGAACTGGCCGCGCAGATGGCGGCGACGGCGGAACACGTGTTCCCGCTGCTGCTCGTGCTGGGGCTGTGCACGCGGGGCGCGGCGCTCGGTTTGCTGGGGATGACGGCCGTGATCGAGATCTTCGTGTATCCGGATGCGTGGCCGACGCACCTGAGCTGGGCGGCGCTGCTGTTGCCGCTGGTGGCGAAGGGAGGCGGGAAATGGTCGCTGGACCGGGTGGGAGGAACATGGTGGGCACGCCGTGCCCACCATGCTTGA
- a CDS encoding alpha/beta hydrolase: MNATMKTLALLLAACTFTAPALAADPAAAATKNIVIVPGEFVDASGWHVVHDILSQKGYHVTVVPAAHATFEDDVAHARRVLMQQFGNVVLVGNGIGGAVIGNVGSGAKVKALVYVAAIAPEVGESPLQLLHGTGGMPAAIRADFAGYHWADRARFHDDFAADLTPNRANFLAASQTPVGLAFLGTPSYAALWHTKPSYAVVATEDRILAPDAQRMMYRRAHSQIVEIKGSHAVHMSRPEDVAQVIERAARDTL, encoded by the coding sequence ATGAACGCGACCATGAAGACGCTCGCATTGCTGCTGGCCGCCTGCACGTTCACCGCGCCCGCACTGGCCGCCGATCCGGCGGCGGCAGCCACGAAGAACATCGTGATCGTGCCCGGCGAATTCGTCGATGCCTCCGGCTGGCACGTCGTCCACGACATCCTGAGCCAGAAGGGTTACCACGTGACCGTCGTGCCGGCCGCGCACGCGACGTTCGAGGACGACGTCGCCCATGCCCGCCGCGTGCTGATGCAGCAGTTCGGCAACGTGGTCCTCGTCGGGAACGGCATCGGCGGCGCCGTGATCGGCAACGTCGGCAGCGGCGCGAAAGTCAAAGCGCTCGTGTACGTCGCGGCCATCGCGCCGGAAGTGGGCGAGAGTCCGCTCCAGCTGCTGCACGGGACGGGCGGCATGCCGGCCGCGATCCGGGCCGATTTCGCCGGGTACCACTGGGCCGACCGTGCGCGCTTCCACGACGACTTCGCGGCCGACCTGACGCCCAACCGCGCCAACTTCCTCGCCGCGTCGCAGACACCCGTCGGCCTCGCGTTCCTCGGGACGCCCAGCTATGCGGCCCTGTGGCACACGAAGCCCAGCTACGCCGTCGTCGCGACGGAAGACCGCATCCTCGCCCCGGACGCGCAACGCATGATGTACCGCCGCGCCCATTCTCAAATCGTCGAGATCAAGGGCAGCCACGCCGTCCACATGTCGCGTCCGGAAGACGTGGCCCAGGTCATCGAACGGGCCGCCCGCGACACCCTGTAA
- a CDS encoding glycoside hydrolase family 31 protein codes for MRLTLHRTLIALTSALAFVPAAFAAPLTTLDRNGAWVSVEAYGPNIVHVTIAVDKDEVLKGPGYGILKKNADNGAFRHAAGNDGDTFTSNGMTVHVNAAPPARTPSQPEKYFAPSLASVGLQVKNAKGEQILEMQGWEMSPQTVSGEKTYQVGATFAAGRDEHYYGMGQNQESTGPLDLRGRTLDCKHWYDAPTGESVCVPFMVSSKGYGIVWDNPSATRFNAAIHGRTSFQSNVGERVSFFVITGKTTDEIYSGYARLTGKTPIPPKAAFGLIQSKARYDSQQEVLRVANTYRQKKYPLDVMVVDWFYWTRMGQMDINPAEFPDPDGMNKQLHDMGMQSIISIWPRYETAGRYFNELDAKGYLLKDKDGKTVDGLPFRSDRTGGLIDATNPKARQWFWEKSRDNVLSHGFDYPWLDETEPDLVPDGYFYSIGSGDRYHNLFPLLHVEGFADNMRSWKPNKRVLILSRAAYLGSQRTGALFWSSDVNATWEALQRQIPTGLNMTASGIALWGNDIGGWQGIPGTSDGTKTPLVDPSDARDVVGQNNDYPELLTRWFQYGTFLPTLRLHGQHKHTDIWSFGKQAESIMARYDTLRYQLIPYIYSQAKFTYDTGAPFMRGLWMDFPNDPNVANIGTQYMFGPAFLVAPVTEQGQTEKNVYLPAGTDWYNFWTDEKLAGGQWVKVAAPIDQIPVFVKAGSIVPFGAEIQSTATKQGIASVKVYPGRDASFDLYDDDGVSYDYEKGKGTTTRLHWNDGAGKLTASGGDASLAKNLSSIVKVAGK; via the coding sequence ATGAGACTTACCCTGCACCGCACGCTGATTGCGCTAACATCGGCGCTTGCCTTCGTACCCGCGGCCTTCGCCGCTCCGCTGACTACCCTGGACCGCAACGGCGCCTGGGTGTCGGTGGAAGCGTACGGCCCGAACATCGTCCACGTGACGATCGCCGTCGACAAGGACGAAGTCCTCAAGGGCCCGGGCTACGGCATCCTGAAGAAGAATGCCGACAACGGCGCGTTCCGCCACGCCGCGGGCAACGACGGCGACACCTTCACGTCGAACGGCATGACCGTGCACGTGAACGCGGCACCGCCGGCGCGCACGCCGAGCCAGCCGGAGAAGTACTTCGCGCCGTCGCTCGCGTCGGTGGGCCTGCAGGTCAAGAACGCCAAGGGCGAGCAGATCCTCGAGATGCAGGGTTGGGAGATGTCGCCGCAGACCGTCTCCGGCGAGAAGACCTACCAGGTCGGCGCCACGTTCGCGGCCGGCCGCGACGAGCATTACTACGGCATGGGCCAGAACCAGGAATCGACGGGTCCGCTGGACCTGCGCGGCCGCACGCTCGACTGCAAGCACTGGTACGACGCGCCGACCGGCGAATCCGTGTGCGTGCCGTTCATGGTGTCGTCGAAGGGCTACGGCATCGTGTGGGACAACCCGTCGGCCACGCGCTTCAACGCCGCCATCCACGGCCGCACGAGCTTCCAGTCGAACGTGGGCGAGCGCGTGTCGTTCTTCGTCATCACGGGTAAGACCACCGACGAGATCTACTCGGGCTACGCGCGCCTGACCGGCAAGACGCCGATCCCGCCGAAGGCCGCGTTCGGCCTGATCCAGTCGAAGGCGCGCTACGACAGCCAGCAGGAAGTGCTGCGCGTCGCGAACACCTATCGCCAGAAAAAATACCCGCTCGACGTGATGGTCGTCGACTGGTTCTACTGGACCCGCATGGGCCAGATGGACATCAACCCGGCCGAGTTTCCGGACCCGGACGGCATGAACAAGCAGCTGCACGACATGGGCATGCAGTCGATCATCTCGATCTGGCCGCGCTATGAAACGGCGGGCCGCTACTTCAACGAGCTGGATGCGAAGGGCTATCTGCTGAAGGACAAGGACGGCAAGACCGTCGACGGCCTGCCGTTCCGTTCCGACCGCACGGGCGGCCTGATCGACGCGACCAATCCGAAGGCACGCCAGTGGTTCTGGGAGAAATCGCGCGACAACGTCCTGTCGCACGGCTTCGACTACCCGTGGCTGGACGAGACGGAACCGGACCTGGTCCCGGACGGCTACTTCTATTCGATCGGCTCGGGCGACCGTTACCACAATTTGTTCCCGCTGCTGCACGTGGAAGGCTTCGCCGACAACATGCGCAGCTGGAAGCCGAACAAGCGCGTGCTGATCCTGTCGCGCGCCGCCTACCTCGGCTCGCAGCGCACCGGCGCGCTGTTCTGGTCGTCGGACGTGAACGCGACGTGGGAAGCGCTGCAGCGCCAGATCCCGACGGGTCTGAACATGACGGCGTCCGGCATTGCGCTGTGGGGCAACGACATCGGCGGCTGGCAGGGCATTCCGGGCACGAGCGACGGCACCAAAACGCCGCTGGTCGATCCGTCCGACGCGCGCGACGTCGTCGGCCAGAACAACGACTATCCGGAACTGCTGACCCGCTGGTTCCAGTACGGTACGTTCCTGCCGACCTTGCGCCTGCACGGCCAGCACAAGCACACCGACATCTGGTCCTTCGGCAAGCAGGCGGAATCCATCATGGCCCGCTACGACACGCTGCGTTACCAGCTGATCCCGTACATCTACAGCCAGGCCAAGTTCACGTACGACACGGGCGCACCGTTCATGCGCGGCCTGTGGATGGACTTCCCGAACGACCCGAACGTGGCCAACATCGGCACGCAGTACATGTTCGGCCCGGCGTTCCTCGTGGCGCCGGTGACGGAGCAGGGCCAGACGGAGAAGAACGTCTACCTGCCGGCCGGTACCGACTGGTACAACTTCTGGACCGACGAGAAGCTCGCGGGCGGCCAGTGGGTCAAGGTCGCCGCACCGATCGACCAGATTCCGGTGTTCGTGAAGGCCGGCTCGATCGTCCCGTTCGGCGCCGAGATCCAGTCGACCGCGACGAAGCAGGGCATCGCTTCGGTCAAGGTCTACCCGGGCCGCGACGCGTCCTTCGACCTGTATGACGACGACGGCGTGTCGTACGACTACGAGAAGGGCAAGGGCACGACGACCCGTCTGCACTGGAACGACGGTGCAGGCAAGCTGACGGCCAGCGGTGGCGATGCCAGCCTGGCGAAGAACCTGTCGAGCATCGTGAAGGTCGCAGGCAAGTAA
- a CDS encoding HvfC/BufC N-terminal domain-containing protein, with product MNLNMMQRDFRRWLTTADAGAAHRLADGGSGLDVYQNNYRVQLMGCLEATYPHLRTFVGDAAFRHAAAVHIQRNPPRAWTLDAYGAGFETTLRALFPDNPDLHELAWIEWSLATAFVARDAEPLDPARLAHVDWDRARLHFAPSLHMARLTTNAADIWSALQDGDDVPEAAMLPAPAGAIVWRRGHVARLRVLPAAEFEALQLARAEGSFGALCARLVDRLGADDGVARAGALLADWIGNELLTRVSGIRQP from the coding sequence ATGAACCTGAACATGATGCAGCGCGATTTCCGCCGCTGGCTGACGACGGCCGACGCCGGCGCCGCGCACCGCCTGGCCGATGGCGGGTCGGGTCTCGACGTCTACCAGAACAACTACCGCGTCCAGCTGATGGGCTGCCTGGAAGCGACGTATCCGCACCTGCGCACGTTCGTCGGCGACGCCGCGTTCCGCCACGCGGCCGCCGTCCACATCCAGCGCAACCCGCCGCGCGCCTGGACACTGGATGCCTACGGCGCCGGCTTCGAAACGACGTTGCGCGCCCTCTTCCCGGACAACCCGGACCTGCACGAACTGGCGTGGATCGAGTGGTCGCTGGCGACGGCCTTCGTCGCGCGTGACGCCGAACCGCTGGACCCGGCCCGCCTCGCGCACGTCGACTGGGACCGCGCGCGTCTGCACTTCGCCCCCTCGCTGCACATGGCGCGGCTGACGACCAACGCGGCCGACATCTGGTCCGCGCTGCAGGACGGCGACGACGTGCCCGAGGCGGCGATGCTGCCCGCGCCAGCGGGCGCGATCGTCTGGCGCCGCGGCCACGTCGCGCGCCTGCGCGTGCTGCCGGCAGCCGAGTTCGAAGCGCTGCAGCTCGCGCGTGCCGAAGGGAGCTTCGGTGCATTGTGCGCGCGGCTCGTCGACCGCCTCGGCGCGGACGACGGCGTCGCCAGGGCAGGCGCCCTGCTCGCCGACTGGATCGGCAACGAACTGCTCACGCGCGTGAGCGGCATCCGTCAACCTTGA
- a CDS encoding PQQ-dependent sugar dehydrogenase, with the protein MRIIRRRAGVLIALCFLASCGGGGGSGAGGPGGVVNTPVAPVPQPPPAAGGLLALSEVAQVDNAVYLSAPPGDTRLFIVDRTGRVLVMENGALRATPFLDVSSRTSTAGEGGLLSIAFDPQFASNGRVYIVYVARDNVITLERYTVGSDRNVLDPASQLTVLQIPHPDFTNHYGGQLAFGPDDMLYLSTGDGGGAGDPRGNAQNPLSLLGKLLRLDVRNATATRSYEIPASNPYNGMSSRRNEIWALGLRNPWRFSFDGNLLYIADVGQAQREEVDISDAGAGGLNYGWNILEGGACYNGGSCDTAGLTLPVHEYDHGANNANGCSITGGYVYRGAKIAHLSGSYVFSDYCGGYLKSLRYAGGGVPTVTTWDVAKVGGVLSFGRDGSGELYLIGSSGKIYRIDNRSTSSG; encoded by the coding sequence ATGCGGATCATTCGACGACGCGCCGGCGTGTTGATCGCCCTATGTTTTCTGGCTTCCTGCGGTGGGGGTGGCGGTAGCGGCGCCGGCGGCCCAGGTGGTGTCGTCAATACGCCCGTGGCACCGGTGCCGCAGCCGCCGCCTGCCGCTGGCGGTCTCCTGGCGCTGTCCGAGGTCGCCCAGGTCGACAATGCCGTCTACCTGAGCGCACCACCGGGGGATACACGCCTATTCATCGTCGATCGAACGGGCCGTGTCCTGGTCATGGAAAACGGCGCATTGCGCGCCACGCCGTTCCTGGACGTCAGCAGCCGCACGAGTACCGCGGGCGAAGGTGGCTTGCTGTCGATCGCGTTCGATCCCCAGTTCGCCAGCAATGGCCGGGTGTATATCGTCTATGTCGCGCGCGACAACGTCATCACGCTCGAACGCTACACGGTCGGGTCCGACAGGAACGTACTGGACCCTGCTTCGCAGCTGACGGTTTTGCAGATTCCACATCCGGACTTCACCAACCATTATGGCGGCCAGCTGGCCTTCGGTCCGGACGACATGCTGTACTTGTCCACCGGCGACGGCGGTGGTGCCGGCGATCCACGCGGCAACGCCCAGAACCCGCTGTCCTTGCTGGGCAAACTGCTGCGCTTGGACGTGCGTAACGCGACGGCGACGAGAAGCTACGAGATTCCGGCATCCAATCCGTACAACGGCATGAGCTCGCGACGCAACGAGATCTGGGCACTCGGTCTGCGCAACCCGTGGCGGTTCAGTTTCGACGGCAACCTCCTCTACATTGCCGACGTCGGCCAGGCGCAGCGCGAGGAAGTCGATATCAGCGACGCCGGCGCCGGCGGTCTCAACTACGGCTGGAATATCCTGGAGGGTGGCGCGTGCTACAACGGCGGGTCCTGCGACACGGCCGGCCTGACACTGCCCGTCCACGAATACGACCATGGCGCGAACAACGCCAACGGCTGCTCGATCACCGGTGGCTACGTGTACCGCGGCGCGAAGATCGCCCATCTCAGCGGCAGCTATGTGTTTTCGGACTATTGCGGTGGTTACTTGAAGTCGCTGCGTTACGCGGGCGGCGGTGTGCCGACCGTCACGACATGGGACGTCGCGAAGGTGGGCGGCGTGCTCTCGTTCGGACGAGACGGCAGCGGCGAGCTCTATCTCATCGGGTCCAGTGGCAAGATCTACCGCATCGACAACCGCAGCACGTCAAGCGGATAG